The Macaca thibetana thibetana isolate TM-01 chromosome 19, ASM2454274v1, whole genome shotgun sequence genome has a segment encoding these proteins:
- the S1PR2 gene encoding sphingosine 1-phosphate receptor 2, with amino-acid sequence MGSLYSEYLNPNKVQEHYNYTKETLETQETTSRQVASAFIVILCCAIVVENLLVLIAVARNSKFHSAMYLFLGNLAASDLLAGVAFVANTLLSGSVTLRLTPVQWFAREGSAFITLSASVFSLLAIAIERHVAIAKVKLYGSDKSCRMLLLIGASWLISLVLGGLPILGWNCLGHLEACSTVLPLYAKHYVLCVVTIFSIILLAIVALYVRIYCVVRSSHADVAGPQTLALLKTVTIVLGVFIVCWLPAFSILLLDYACPVHSCPILYKAHYFFAFATLNSLLNPVIYTWRSRDLRREVLRPLQCWRPGVGVQGRRRDGTPGHHLLPLRSSSSLERGMHMPTSPTFLEGNTVV; translated from the coding sequence ATGGGCAGCTTGTACTCGGAGTACCTGAACCCCAACAAGGTCCAGGAACACTATAATTATACCAAAGAGACGCTGGAAACGCAGGAGACGACCTCCCGCCAGGTGGCCTCGGCCTTCATCGTCATCCTCTGTTGCGCCATCGTGGTGGAAAACCTTCTGGTACTCATTGCAGTGGCTCGAAACAGCAAGTTCCACTCCGCAATGTACCTGTTTCTGGGTAACCTGGCTGCCTCTGATCTGCTGGCAGGCGTGGCCTTCGTAGCCAATACCTTGCTCTCCGGCTCTGTCACGCTGAGGCTGACGCCCGTGCAGTGGTTTGCCCgggagggctctgccttcatcaCGCTCTCCGCCTCTGTCTTCAGCCTCCTGGCCATCGCCATCGAGCGCCACGTGGCCATTGCCAAGGTCAAGCTGTACGGCAGCGACAAGAGCTGCCGCATGCTCCTGCTCATCGGGGCCTCGTGGCTCATCTCTCTGGTCCTCGGTGGCCTGCCCATCCTTGGCTGGAACTGCCTGGGCCACCTTGAGGCCTGCTCCACTGTCCTGCCTCTCTACGCGAAGCATTATGTGCTGTGCGTGGTGACCATCTTCTCCATCATCCTGTTGGCCATCGTGGCGCTGTACGTGCGCATCTACTGCGTGGTCCGCTCAAGCCACGCTGACGTGGCTGGCCCGCAGACCCTAGCCCTGCTCAAGACGGTCACCATCGTGCTAGGTGTCTTTATCGTCTGCTGGCTGCCCGCCTTCAGCATCCTCCTTCTGGACTATGCCTGTCCCGTCCACTCCTGCCCGATCCTCTACAAAGCCCACTACTTTTTCGCCTTCGCCACCCTGAATTCGCTGCTCAACCCTGTCATCTACACGTGGCGCAGCCGGGACCTGCGTCGGGAGGTGCTTCGGCCGCTGCAGTGCTGGCGGCCGGGGGTGGGGGTGCAAGGACGGAGACGGGACGGGACCCCGGGCCACCACCTCCTGCCACTCCGCAGCTCCAGCTCCCTGGAGAGGGGCATGCACATGCCCACGTCGCCCACGTTTCTGGAGGGCAACACAGTGGTCTGA